A DNA window from Mycoplasmopsis pullorum contains the following coding sequences:
- a CDS encoding LacI family DNA-binding transcriptional regulator: protein MKTISYKDISKMANVSISTVSRYYNNGYVSKRTKEKIEKVVQQFEYYPNHGARLIRGRDNSIFIIVPEWPQGLYMAIANGIVQSAKIHNKKVNTTFTEVSTKEYIETVRYVLSWRPTSLVLFVPEYDEQLFSYLRTIEDTSIVVFGHEVEGLNWIKVDETHAFYNLTNVFHSTITDNQKMMLVVDKKLNKVQIEDRKQGFINACNDLGIEYEIYELAGKSKSSIAELNKYTRKQKISNVVCSTHEVFISLNVLGDKSLRLTDFGYQSVYDYIRTYKAKIFVDYPSIGVEIENMIWVHNVDYVLKSKLIKTRIIS from the coding sequence ATGAAAACAATTTCTTACAAAGATATATCAAAAATGGCCAATGTTTCAATTTCGACTGTAAGTAGATATTATAACAACGGTTACGTTTCAAAAAGAACAAAAGAAAAAATCGAAAAAGTAGTTCAACAATTCGAATACTATCCAAATCATGGTGCTAGATTAATTCGTGGTAGGGACAATTCAATCTTCATTATTGTCCCAGAATGACCACAAGGTTTATACATGGCAATTGCTAATGGTATTGTACAATCAGCAAAAATTCACAACAAAAAAGTAAATACAACATTTACTGAAGTAAGCACAAAAGAATACATTGAAACAGTTAGATACGTACTATCATGAAGACCAACATCGTTAGTTTTATTTGTCCCAGAATACGATGAACAATTATTTAGTTATCTAAGAACAATTGAAGATACTTCAATCGTAGTCTTCGGACACGAAGTTGAGGGATTAAACTGAATTAAAGTTGATGAAACACATGCATTCTACAACTTAACTAACGTTTTCCACTCCACAATTACTGATAATCAAAAAATGATGTTAGTTGTTGACAAAAAACTAAACAAGGTTCAAATTGAAGACCGTAAACAAGGTTTTATTAACGCATGTAACGATTTAGGTATCGAATACGAAATCTATGAATTAGCTGGAAAATCAAAAAGTAGCATTGCAGAATTAAATAAATATACTCGAAAACAAAAAATTTCAAATGTTGTTTGTTCAACACACGAAGTATTTATCTCATTAAACGTTTTAGGGGATAAATCTCTTCGTCTAACAGATTTTGGATATCAATCAGTTTATGACTATATTAGAACATATAAAGCAAAAATCTTTGTCGACTATCCAAGCATTGGTGTAGAAATTGAAAACATGATTTGAGTTCATAATGTTGACTATGTATTAAAATCTAAATTAATAAAAACACGTATCATTAGTTAA
- the uvrB gene encoding excinuclease ABC subunit UvrB, whose product MSIFHLKANYQPSGDQPHAISELVEGINDGLKEQILVGVTGSGKTFTIANVIKNFDRPVLVLSHNKTLASQLYSELKGFFPDNAVEYFVSYFDYYRPEAYIPTSDTYVEKVSATNQDIELLRMSTINSLMKRRDVIVVASVSSIYGALNPNEYQKNIFEIYVGLEYGMKKFLNKLVQIKYDRNDADHVSGTFLVKSDSVFITPADSENYLIRVDFFGDEIEGIYHVDKLTKNIIEKFKVYTIYPGEAYAVENSVFDKVIPLINSELEERIKHFQNQGKLLEAQRIRDRVINDMDDMKEYGFCNGIENYSMYLDGRTFGERPYTLFDYLPNDALIIIDESHMMIPQLNGMYKGDRSRKETLVEYGFRLPSALENRPLKFEEFEESFNHQKIYISATPGDYELDKTEGVITKLYVRPTGLLDPTIEIKPTENQIEDIYDQIQLQNSKNERTIILTTTKRMAEELSAYLLSKNIKAAYIHSEHTTFERNEILRKLRKGIFDVVVGINLLREGIDLPEVSLVVVLDADKESFMRNTRSLIQIVGRAARNVNGKVIFYADHISKSMEECIRDNNEKRSIQIAYNKKHNIIPQTIIKPIPEPIHGDDLENQVEKILTNEVNTKTKKGKESKEELIQKLREQMNQAAKELDYERAIELRDIILELQSKK is encoded by the coding sequence ATGAGTATTTTTCATTTAAAAGCTAATTATCAACCTAGCGGTGATCAACCACATGCAATTTCCGAGTTAGTCGAGGGAATTAATGATGGATTAAAAGAACAAATTTTAGTCGGTGTAACTGGATCTGGTAAAACTTTTACGATAGCAAATGTTATCAAAAATTTTGATCGACCAGTTTTAGTTTTGTCACACAACAAAACTTTAGCAAGCCAGCTTTATAGCGAGTTAAAAGGTTTCTTTCCTGACAATGCTGTAGAGTATTTTGTTAGTTATTTTGATTATTATAGACCTGAAGCTTATATCCCGACATCGGACACCTATGTTGAGAAAGTTTCTGCGACTAACCAAGATATTGAATTACTAAGAATGTCCACAATTAACTCGCTAATGAAGAGAAGAGATGTTATTGTTGTAGCTTCAGTTTCGTCAATCTATGGTGCTTTAAATCCGAATGAATATCAAAAAAATATTTTTGAAATTTATGTCGGACTTGAATATGGAATGAAGAAGTTTTTAAATAAATTGGTTCAAATTAAGTATGATCGGAATGATGCTGACCACGTTTCTGGGACTTTCTTAGTTAAAAGCGACTCTGTTTTTATTACACCTGCGGACAGTGAAAATTATTTAATTAGAGTAGATTTTTTCGGGGACGAAATTGAAGGAATTTACCATGTAGATAAATTAACAAAAAATATAATAGAAAAATTTAAAGTATACACAATTTACCCTGGGGAGGCTTACGCGGTCGAAAACTCAGTTTTTGACAAAGTTATACCTTTAATTAATAGCGAATTAGAAGAAAGAATAAAACATTTTCAAAATCAAGGTAAGTTATTAGAAGCTCAGCGGATTCGTGATCGTGTAATTAACGATATGGACGACATGAAAGAGTATGGTTTTTGTAATGGAATTGAAAACTATTCAATGTATTTAGATGGACGTACCTTTGGAGAAAGACCATATACTTTATTTGATTATTTACCAAATGATGCATTAATTATCATTGATGAGTCACATATGATGATTCCACAGCTAAATGGTATGTATAAAGGAGATAGAAGTCGTAAGGAAACTCTTGTTGAGTACGGATTTAGATTGCCATCGGCACTGGAAAATAGACCATTAAAATTCGAAGAATTTGAAGAGTCATTCAACCACCAAAAGATCTATATCTCAGCTACTCCGGGAGATTATGAGTTGGATAAAACCGAAGGTGTAATTACCAAGCTATATGTTAGACCGACCGGACTTTTAGATCCGACAATTGAAATTAAACCAACTGAAAATCAAATCGAAGACATCTACGATCAAATTCAATTACAAAATAGCAAAAATGAAAGAACGATTATTTTAACCACAACTAAAAGAATGGCTGAAGAATTAAGTGCTTATTTATTATCTAAAAACATAAAAGCCGCTTATATTCATTCTGAACACACGACCTTTGAAAGAAATGAAATCTTAAGAAAATTAAGAAAAGGGATTTTTGATGTGGTTGTTGGGATTAATTTACTTAGAGAGGGGATTGACTTACCTGAGGTTTCGCTTGTTGTTGTGTTGGATGCAGACAAAGAAAGTTTTATGCGTAATACACGTAGCTTAATTCAGATTGTTGGACGTGCAGCCAGAAACGTTAATGGTAAGGTTATTTTCTATGCGGACCATATTTCCAAAAGTATGGAAGAGTGTATTAGGGATAATAATGAAAAAAGATCAATTCAAATTGCGTATAACAAGAAACACAACATCATTCCGCAAACAATTATTAAACCAATCCCAGAACCAATCCACGGGGACGATTTAGAAAATCAAGTTGAAAAAATATTAACAAATGAAGTCAATACAAAAACTAAAAAAGGAAAAGAATCAAAAGAAGAATTAATTCAAAAACTTAGAGAACAAATGAATCAAGCTGCAAAGGAGCTTGATTATGAAAGAGCTATTGAATTAAGAGACATTATTTTAGAGTTACAATCTAAAAAATAA
- the uvrA gene encoding excinuclease ABC subunit UvrA, translated as MSAKDEIVVKGARENNLKNVSLTIPKNKLVVFTGLSGSGKSSLAFNTIYEEGRRRYVDSLSAYARMFLGGTTKPDVDSIDGLSPSISIEQKTIHNNPRSTVGTVTEIYDYFRLLFARVGKPYCPNHNIEISSQTSKDILNSIYENSENSKLIIYAPLVEQEKGTHKNLLEKLKRDGYIRAKIDGNIFLLEDKIELSKNIKHDIDLIIDRIVLNEENYNRIAEAVDIASDLSGGMVKIENLDIKETNVYSKSHSCIYKDFEMPKIETRLFSFNSPFGMCQHCKGLGVEIKADFDALVQETWRTIREGAIKIFENTVGTQNLEWQEFKVLLDHYGISIDKPIEQMTKKEIEIIKWGSKEEIDFILISSSGNKIRRTKIIDGILTKVERQYYDTSSDRIRDWLKKYMGTFTCGECRGSRLNEKALAVKINNKNIYDYVQLPVLDILEAVENRNFNEMEENISKLITNELISRLTFLKNVGLDYLTLNRNAETLSGGEAQRIRLATQIGSNLSGVLYVLDEPSIGLHQKDNLKLINALRKMVDLGNTLIVVEHDEETMYSADWIVDIGPKAGVHGGEVVAQGTIDDILKSPNSITAKYLSGEYKIPIPRSRRSGNGKVITIKNASENNLKNIDVTIPLGKLIGVTGVSGSGKSTLVNEILVGGLQHSLGLAISNEKKKAKFDSISGLFNIDKVVPVSQSPIGRTPRSNPATYTGVFDDIRDIFTNIEESRVRGYTKSRFSFNVPGGRCEKCSGDGYLKIEMHFLPDVYVPCDQCDGKRYNRETLEIKYHNKTIADILDSTVEDAMKIFENKPKIVEKLQILEDVGLGYIKLGQSSTTLSGGEAQRVKLATYLQKTPTGKTLFVLDEPSTGLHTHDVAGLIKILNRIVDNGDTVLIIEHNLDLIKSCDYLIDLGPDGGVNGGNVVVTGTPEQVARSGKGYTAEFLKDILGIN; from the coding sequence ATGTCAGCAAAAGACGAAATTGTTGTAAAAGGAGCACGTGAAAATAACTTAAAAAATGTTTCACTGACAATACCAAAAAATAAATTAGTTGTATTCACTGGATTAAGTGGTTCAGGTAAAAGTAGTTTAGCATTTAATACGATTTATGAAGAGGGACGAAGAAGATACGTAGACTCCTTAAGTGCTTATGCCAGAATGTTTTTAGGCGGTACCACTAAACCTGATGTGGATAGTATTGATGGTCTTTCACCATCGATTTCAATTGAGCAAAAAACAATTCATAACAATCCCCGTTCGACAGTTGGGACAGTTACTGAAATTTATGATTATTTTAGATTGTTGTTTGCAAGAGTTGGTAAACCATATTGTCCAAATCACAACATTGAAATTTCTTCTCAAACTTCGAAAGACATATTAAACTCAATTTACGAAAATTCAGAAAATAGTAAATTGATCATTTATGCACCTTTAGTTGAACAAGAAAAAGGGACACATAAAAATTTACTTGAAAAATTGAAAAGAGACGGTTACATAAGAGCTAAAATCGACGGTAATATTTTTTTATTAGAAGATAAAATCGAACTAAGCAAAAATATCAAACACGATATTGATTTAATTATCGATCGTATTGTTTTAAATGAAGAAAATTACAATCGTATTGCAGAAGCGGTAGATATCGCGTCCGATTTATCTGGTGGTATGGTAAAAATTGAGAATTTAGATATCAAAGAAACTAATGTATATTCTAAATCGCACTCATGTATTTATAAAGATTTTGAAATGCCTAAAATCGAAACAAGACTTTTTTCATTCAACTCTCCTTTTGGAATGTGTCAACACTGCAAAGGTTTAGGTGTTGAAATTAAAGCTGATTTTGATGCGTTAGTTCAAGAAACTTGAAGAACAATTCGAGAAGGAGCGATTAAAATTTTTGAAAACACAGTAGGAACACAAAATCTTGAATGACAAGAATTCAAGGTTCTATTAGATCATTATGGTATTTCGATTGACAAACCGATTGAACAAATGACTAAAAAAGAAATCGAAATTATTAAATGAGGTAGCAAGGAAGAAATTGATTTTATACTGATTTCAAGCTCTGGTAATAAAATTAGACGCACAAAGATCATTGATGGAATATTAACAAAAGTCGAAAGACAATATTACGATACATCAAGTGACAGAATTAGAGATTGGCTGAAAAAGTACATGGGGACATTTACTTGTGGAGAGTGTCGTGGTTCACGTTTAAATGAAAAAGCTTTAGCGGTTAAAATTAATAATAAAAATATTTATGATTATGTTCAATTACCTGTTTTAGATATTTTAGAAGCGGTTGAAAATAGAAATTTCAATGAAATGGAAGAGAATATTTCGAAGTTAATTACTAATGAATTAATTAGTCGTTTAACATTCTTGAAAAATGTAGGTTTAGATTATTTAACTTTAAATCGTAATGCGGAAACGCTCAGCGGTGGGGAAGCTCAAAGAATCAGATTAGCTACTCAAATCGGTTCGAATTTATCTGGGGTTCTTTATGTTTTAGATGAGCCTTCAATCGGTTTACATCAAAAAGATAATTTAAAACTAATTAATGCATTAAGAAAAATGGTTGATTTAGGTAATACTCTTATTGTCGTTGAACACGACGAAGAAACAATGTACTCAGCAGATTGAATTGTAGACATCGGACCAAAAGCTGGTGTGCATGGTGGAGAGGTCGTCGCTCAGGGTACAATTGACGACATTTTAAAATCACCAAACTCAATTACTGCTAAATATCTTTCAGGTGAATATAAAATACCAATTCCAAGAAGCAGAAGAAGCGGTAATGGTAAAGTAATAACAATTAAGAATGCGTCTGAAAATAACCTAAAAAATATCGATGTAACCATACCTTTAGGTAAATTAATTGGTGTTACAGGAGTATCAGGTTCAGGAAAAAGTACGTTAGTTAATGAAATTTTAGTTGGTGGTTTACAACATTCATTAGGATTAGCAATTAGTAACGAAAAGAAAAAAGCAAAATTTGATTCGATCTCGGGACTATTCAATATTGATAAAGTTGTCCCAGTTTCGCAATCTCCAATTGGACGTACTCCAAGAAGTAATCCAGCAACTTATACAGGTGTTTTTGACGATATTAGAGATATTTTTACTAATATTGAAGAATCACGTGTTAGAGGATATACCAAATCTAGATTTAGTTTCAATGTCCCAGGGGGACGTTGTGAAAAATGTTCTGGGGATGGTTACTTAAAAATTGAAATGCACTTCTTACCAGATGTTTACGTACCATGTGACCAATGTGATGGAAAACGTTATAATCGTGAAACTCTTGAGATTAAGTATCATAATAAAACAATTGCTGACATCTTGGATTCAACGGTTGAAGATGCAATGAAAATATTTGAAAATAAACCAAAAATTGTTGAAAAACTACAAATTTTAGAAGATGTTGGTTTAGGATATATTAAATTAGGTCAAAGTTCAACAACCCTAAGCGGCGGGGAAGCTCAAAGAGTTAAATTAGCTACCTATTTACAAAAAACTCCAACAGGTAAAACTTTATTTGTTCTTGATGAACCATCTACTGGTTTACATACGCATGATGTGGCCGGTTTAATCAAAATTTTAAATAGAATCGTGGACAATGGGGACACTGTTTTAATTATTGAACATAATTTAGATTTAATCAAATCTTGTGATTATCTTATTGATTTAGGACCAGATGGTGGTGTTAATGGTGGTAATGTTGTTGTAACTGGGACACCTGAACAAGTTGCACGTTCTGGAAAAGGTTATACAGCTGAGTTTCTAAAAGATATATTGGGAATTAATTAA
- a CDS encoding MAG5620 family putative phospho-sugar mutase, producing the protein MNEKDYYSIWTNYFKNQPEELEKTKIVFNNFQVNSEWFLKLPQITKKGILFSDDFGYSSFNELTVLKICQEICYRLFRKMNLFIAFDKGIKNRLKNNVIRLFSQFGHVIYTYPETFELDENTVRRAFVLNKFNGGIYFKFDDYDKKWYFKIFDNEGYLLDSEKQTNFLNNLIYNDKDIILSSEIRINELSYNKVFYLENNENKYFDKFSFHNNKNFMIDFECKVNRDKINLTNLFNNLCFLNNKNTRKKAELIWHLNSESQVSAQAMIKNKLVDLSTNDLIFIYSDYMRHSWEGKKILLPLNTSEELILYLEKNKIDYIFEDELCNEKDIIFYASANQFSSGYDYSFSLNNIDFIANLTYLLGAYSKKNNLLDSKIDTFHKEYGLFSSEKLSYSFNLELESELDNIFRVNQAFTKNLFISEITRWTYEDVHNKFIYKIKLNDSSVLKIWYKKKQKKLNILVESFNDPKRNFLTNQFKFQAIKNNINKIVSLIKK; encoded by the coding sequence ATGAATGAAAAAGATTACTACTCGATTTGAACTAATTACTTTAAAAATCAACCTGAAGAATTAGAAAAAACAAAAATAGTTTTTAATAATTTTCAAGTTAACTCTGAATGATTTTTAAAATTACCTCAAATCACCAAAAAAGGAATTTTATTTAGTGATGATTTCGGTTATTCCTCATTTAATGAATTAACTGTATTAAAAATTTGTCAAGAAATTTGTTACCGTTTATTTAGAAAAATGAATCTATTTATTGCTTTTGACAAAGGTATTAAAAACCGTTTAAAAAATAATGTAATCAGACTTTTTTCACAATTTGGACACGTTATTTACACCTATCCTGAAACTTTTGAGTTAGATGAAAATACTGTTCGTCGCGCTTTTGTGTTAAATAAATTTAATGGTGGGATTTATTTTAAATTTGACGATTATGATAAGAAGTGATATTTCAAAATTTTTGACAACGAGGGTTATTTACTCGATTCAGAAAAGCAAACAAATTTCCTAAACAACCTTATTTATAATGATAAAGATATAATTTTAAGTTCTGAAATAAGAATCAATGAACTAAGTTATAACAAGGTTTTTTATCTTGAGAATAATGAAAACAAATATTTTGATAAATTCAGTTTCCATAATAATAAGAATTTTATGATCGATTTTGAATGTAAAGTTAATCGAGATAAAATCAACTTGACCAACCTTTTTAATAATTTATGTTTCTTAAATAATAAAAATACGAGAAAAAAAGCTGAATTAATTTGACACTTAAATTCAGAATCTCAAGTAAGTGCACAAGCAATGATTAAAAATAAATTAGTTGATTTATCTACAAATGATTTAATTTTTATTTATAGTGATTATATGCGTCATTCATGAGAAGGTAAAAAAATTTTATTGCCATTAAATACAAGCGAAGAACTTATTTTATATTTAGAAAAAAATAAGATTGATTATATTTTTGAAGATGAATTATGTAATGAAAAAGACATTATTTTTTATGCTAGTGCGAACCAATTTTCATCAGGTTATGATTATTCTTTCTCTTTAAATAATATTGATTTCATTGCAAATTTAACTTATTTATTAGGTGCATATAGCAAGAAAAATAACCTATTAGATAGTAAAATAGATACTTTTCACAAAGAATACGGACTCTTTAGTTCTGAAAAACTTTCTTATTCATTTAATCTCGAATTAGAATCAGAGTTAGATAATATTTTTAGAGTAAATCAAGCATTTACTAAAAATCTATTTATTTCAGAGATTACTCGTTGAACTTATGAAGATGTTCACAATAAATTCATTTATAAAATAAAGTTAAATGATTCAAGCGTTTTAAAAATTTGATACAAGAAAAAGCAGAAAAAATTAAATATTTTAGTTGAATCATTTAATGATCCGAAAAGAAATTTCTTAACGAATCAATTTAAGTTTCAAGCAATTAAAAATAATATTAATAAAATTGTGAGCTTGATTAAAAAATAA
- a CDS encoding deoxyribonuclease IV yields MIKLGSHISFKAPDYLVSAVEESLNNKANVMMIYLGAPQTTKRVPVEKYNIDKYNLFFKDLIKPDDIIVHAPYITNAANPEKSLFACQFLIQEIERMNHIGAKYLVLHPGSFTIFTPEKALKTLVNSLKYILSKTKDVVICIETMSGKGSEIGITYEQIMYLINEVNDERVQVCLDTCHVWDAGYNIQNYEEFKQELKSSGIFKHIKVIHLNDSKNPLNSHKDRHENIGKGHIGTDVLKKLVHDPDFDNIPIILETPWVDNKPIYKEEIELLLKK; encoded by the coding sequence ATGATTAAACTCGGAAGTCACATTTCATTCAAAGCTCCGGACTATTTAGTCAGTGCGGTCGAAGAATCATTAAATAATAAAGCAAATGTTATGATGATTTATCTAGGAGCTCCACAAACTACTAAAAGAGTACCAGTCGAAAAATACAATATTGACAAGTACAATCTCTTCTTTAAAGATTTAATTAAACCTGATGACATTATTGTACACGCGCCATATATTACTAATGCTGCTAATCCCGAAAAATCCCTTTTTGCTTGTCAATTCTTAATTCAAGAAATCGAAAGAATGAACCACATTGGTGCAAAATACTTAGTTTTACATCCTGGTTCTTTTACAATTTTTACACCGGAAAAAGCACTAAAAACACTTGTAAATAGTCTTAAATACATTCTTTCAAAAACCAAAGATGTGGTCATTTGTATCGAAACAATGTCTGGAAAAGGTAGTGAAATCGGGATTACTTATGAACAAATAATGTACCTTATTAACGAAGTCAACGATGAACGTGTGCAAGTTTGTTTAGACACTTGTCACGTATGAGATGCTGGATATAACATTCAAAATTACGAAGAATTTAAACAAGAATTAAAATCATCAGGCATTTTTAAACACATTAAAGTGATACACCTAAACGATTCAAAGAATCCTCTGAACTCACACAAGGATCGTCACGAAAATATTGGAAAGGGACACATTGGGACTGATGTTTTAAAGAAACTAGTCCACGATCCGGACTTTGATAATATACCAATTATTCTCGAAACTCCTTGAGTTGACAATAAACCAATTTACAAAGAAGAAATAGAATTATTATTAAAAAAATAA
- a CDS encoding NUDIX domain-containing protein translates to MKNDKLLLKTNWLSLYETEKGFIYAERKGVDSIAALVYKSTSDGYQFLIRYQPTPNILNKKLNPTLLYPSCITGTIEDCETPLETAIKEIKEEGGLIVKTKNLVSDSFYLATTQSNEVVYSFLFEVDTNTETVPILNDGSYFESISKSIWVSQEELETMLLDHFVHSSLLQTFLLFKFKNKKI, encoded by the coding sequence ATGAAAAATGACAAATTACTTTTAAAAACAAATTGACTCAGCTTATATGAAACAGAAAAGGGATTCATTTATGCGGAACGTAAAGGAGTTGATAGTATTGCTGCTTTAGTATATAAAAGTACCTCAGACGGTTATCAATTTTTAATCCGTTACCAACCAACTCCTAACATTTTAAATAAAAAATTAAATCCGACTTTACTGTACCCCTCTTGCATTACCGGGACAATTGAAGATTGCGAAACTCCACTCGAAACAGCTATCAAGGAAATAAAAGAAGAAGGTGGTTTGATAGTTAAAACTAAAAATTTAGTCTCTGATAGTTTTTATTTAGCAACCACACAGAGTAATGAAGTTGTGTACTCTTTTTTATTTGAAGTGGACACAAATACCGAAACTGTCCCTATTTTGAATGACGGTTCTTATTTTGAATCAATTAGCAAAAGCATTTGAGTTTCGCAAGAAGAATTAGAAACTATGTTGCTAGATCATTTTGTGCATTCTTCGTTATTACAAACATTTTTATTATTCAAATTTAAAAATAAAAAAATATAA
- a CDS encoding aminopeptidase P family protein produces the protein MNRKRLDQIFKDLKVDAIVSEAPQTRLWYAGVQTSDGFIVIEPNEATLFVDSRYIEYAQKEAKNVNIVLLKGTAMKDWFEQKKFKSVAFESNYLVKATQDRLVSLIQPQEIKWINGQELRIVKDEHEIELMKEVIQKSLAAYDELMTWVKPGMTEKEVAAYLNYLLKKHGCDKEGFDEIIAAGANSAEPHHHPTDKVLEEGHLLKVDFGGLYKGYTADITRTSILGGEDKAKDPKMVEILNIVKEAAAAGRAAVKPGMTGKEIDQICRDYIAAKGYGDYFLHSTGHGLGIDVHELPNVSVYSTTPFEPGMIITVEPGIYIEGLGGARIEDDVLVTEDGHLVLSRLNEK, from the coding sequence ATGAATAGAAAAAGATTAGATCAAATTTTTAAAGATTTAAAAGTTGACGCTATCGTATCAGAAGCTCCACAAACTAGATTATGATATGCTGGAGTTCAAACTTCTGATGGTTTCATTGTTATTGAACCAAATGAAGCGACTCTTTTTGTTGACTCACGTTACATAGAATATGCTCAAAAAGAAGCTAAAAACGTAAATATCGTTCTATTAAAAGGAACAGCAATGAAAGATTGATTTGAACAAAAAAAATTCAAATCAGTCGCTTTTGAAAGTAACTATTTAGTTAAAGCAACTCAAGATCGTTTAGTATCTTTAATTCAACCTCAAGAAATCAAATGAATTAACGGACAAGAATTGAGAATAGTTAAAGACGAACACGAAATCGAATTAATGAAAGAAGTTATTCAAAAATCACTTGCTGCTTATGATGAATTAATGACATGAGTAAAACCAGGAATGACTGAAAAAGAAGTTGCTGCTTACTTAAATTATTTATTAAAAAAACACGGTTGTGATAAAGAAGGATTTGATGAAATTATTGCTGCTGGAGCAAACTCAGCTGAACCTCACCACCATCCAACTGATAAAGTTTTAGAAGAAGGACACTTATTAAAAGTAGACTTTGGTGGACTATATAAAGGATATACAGCAGATATTACAAGAACATCAATTTTAGGTGGAGAAGATAAAGCAAAAGATCCTAAAATGGTCGAAATTTTGAATATAGTTAAAGAAGCTGCTGCTGCAGGTAGAGCTGCTGTTAAACCTGGAATGACAGGAAAAGAAATTGACCAAATTTGTCGTGATTACATAGCTGCAAAAGGTTATGGAGATTACTTTTTACACTCAACTGGTCACGGCCTAGGAATTGATGTACACGAATTACCAAATGTTTCAGTATACTCTACAACTCCATTTGAGCCAGGAATGATAATCACTGTTGAACCAGGAATTTACATTGAGGGACTTGGTGGAGCTAGAATTGAGGATGATGTTTTAGTTACTGAAGACGGACACTTAGTTTTATCTAGATTAAACGAAAAATAA
- the hprK gene encoding HPr(Ser) kinase/phosphatase, with the protein MNKRKISSTEIIEKFSLNIVNADNNPNYLNIYSPAIKRVGLELTRSIKNERVGRNIISWGTSESKWFNSIGKENTIDALNAVFQHHPPLVILSKGVSERVQKWIVQAANEHKIPVAVSEDSTSLITTTIGTYLNDFYTQETQVHGCLVLIGGVGVLIVGPSGLGKSEATLDLIQRGHVFISDDAVLIKYSGGRFVGRSPLITKNFLEVRGIGIIDVKYTYGINAIASNCTINLVVELVQKQNQHELDRLGIHFLEYPILKGSIKKMQIPVKDGGNTASLIEAAVSAYLARHDGNSILEEMEKRRRDNEYY; encoded by the coding sequence ATGAATAAAAGAAAAATTAGTTCAACTGAAATAATTGAAAAATTTTCATTAAATATCGTCAATGCAGACAATAATCCAAATTATTTGAATATTTATTCACCAGCAATTAAGCGTGTTGGATTAGAATTAACACGTTCAATTAAAAATGAACGTGTTGGCCGTAACATTATTTCTTGAGGAACATCAGAAAGTAAATGATTTAATTCTATTGGTAAGGAAAACACAATTGATGCTTTAAACGCTGTTTTTCAGCATCATCCGCCACTTGTGATTTTATCAAAAGGGGTTTCAGAGCGTGTTCAAAAATGAATAGTTCAAGCGGCTAATGAACATAAAATACCGGTAGCAGTTTCTGAAGATTCAACATCTTTAATTACCACAACAATCGGTACTTACTTAAATGATTTTTATACACAAGAAACACAAGTACACGGATGTTTGGTTTTAATAGGGGGTGTTGGTGTACTTATTGTTGGACCAAGTGGTCTAGGTAAATCAGAGGCAACTCTTGATTTAATTCAAAGGGGACATGTATTTATTTCTGATGATGCGGTTTTAATTAAATATTCAGGCGGACGTTTTGTCGGGCGTTCTCCGCTTATTACCAAAAACTTTTTAGAGGTTCGTGGGATTGGTATTATTGATGTTAAGTACACATATGGTATCAATGCGATAGCTTCAAACTGTACGATCAATTTGGTTGTTGAATTAGTGCAAAAACAAAATCAACACGAGTTAGATCGTTTAGGAATTCATTTTTTAGAGTATCCAATTTTAAAAGGTTCAATCAAAAAAATGCAAATACCAGTCAAAGATGGTGGAAACACAGCTTCTCTTATTGAGGCTGCAGTTAGTGCTTATTTAGCAAGACACGATGGAAACAGTATTTTAGAAGAAATGGAAAAAAGAAGGAGAGATAATGAATACTATTAA
- the rpmG gene encoding 50S ribosomal protein L33 — MPREGFTLQCAECKMENYISKKNKKAHPEKVELKKHCSKCNAHTNHKEKK, encoded by the coding sequence ATGCCAAGAGAAGGTTTCACATTGCAATGTGCTGAGTGCAAAATGGAAAATTACATTAGTAAAAAGAACAAAAAAGCTCATCCTGAAAAAGTAGAATTAAAAAAACACTGTTCAAAATGTAATGCTCACACAAACCACAAAGAGAAAAAATAA